From Myxocyprinus asiaticus isolate MX2 ecotype Aquarium Trade chromosome 10, UBuf_Myxa_2, whole genome shotgun sequence, the proteins below share one genomic window:
- the LOC127447635 gene encoding xin actin-binding repeat-containing protein 2-like, giving the protein MAMYQAAVSKQDRPDISSQVMEEAEVCSLPGGLASIRRQFENEAMSSTHTVNEFHLSHRSVQEVSNSSAMSVVSSSGGRHVSQQVFLKDETVRAFPIANGEEAISSYENHHNETEEEEYFPRLSTKELAQRFEKTIEEAAPSKKIKIERNNSHSQLASDVNVSHQAVQSEISKTLNSVEKDKVEEGESSPLPAFDDDEDDYLEYLPPPPPDLLEEFPEEAEDFPEPPIYPVKHTMNREQYYTQRELSELKRLCKHIHPDVRKDLERDFYNDEMDEEIEAVGDVQEAAYQFEHTGSVSNESPEHEYLEWDESLRGEVQSMRWMFENKPLDCIKDDYLDNEEDSEVQQEIIVRGDVKNTALMFETQPMDALGLDRDSAKRNYLANKVGKKDVRAAAWLFETKPMDKLNKIHADEEQTKEVIFTQEATEGDVKSVRYMFENQEMDSLGDTETMDEKQLLSLKSVLEEIKSEVKKVIWMFETQCICVMREHSGAMVLIKSVRREETEKGNIKTLRWLFETQPLDEIEEDLSHVRLISSISMEDNNLGDAKRGRWLFETKSLDSINVQWERLQKQQKEEILGADVRKHCMVFETQPMDTLKDNSNSRPVTTEQIIGGNVRSVRHLFESAPPSELKELPEVGKLNKKVEFEEGKCDVRHQRWLFENKPLENIKDEEDEVCQLKETVAPNEERGDVKHQRWLFENQCLEDIREEKRKFTKTIETEQTDKIYRVDVRRNCWVFETQPMNTLKDDSNDKPVDTEEIIGGDVQSARNFFETAPKDEMKELAEVGKLKQMVTSEERGDVRHQKWVFESQPLEQIREEKKKMTRMVNVEDIENVDVSNCKKIFETYDLSQYDESQKIQVEGVTTGSVQSNKDLFESMPLYAIQDSSGHYHEIRTVRREEIVKGDVRSCQWMFETRPIDQFDESVTKFQIIRGITQQEVESGDVKTAKWLFETQPLDAIKYFSNIEDEECVTRETTEIVKGDVKTCKWLFETKPMDTLYEKEEFKSEKDCGDIQKGDVKTCTWLFETQTLDAVQDNSETVLKTRTVKQDDIQGKDVRMARFLFETENLEDITGEDRGAFKRVTEIDIQSGDVSRMKYIFETQSSDVMSSTSEDFMRQLRSVQSEDIQKGNVGNHKWLFENQPIDAISETPGELKTTRTVQDIQGGNVDKGRFIFETYSLDKIQDEPKMRKIQKVIRDKEEKGDVKSYAMMFETQPLYAIQDKEGYYHEVTTLTKEEIQRGDVVGTRWLFETKPLDSIRDTDEVYLLKSVTEEDVHKGDVSSARWQFETQPLDKIAKDDKISIKTVKDIKGGDVKTNKERFESDKMSQKLVRTVSMSEINKGNVRTAKWMFETHTIDQIHYESSEDEINTVVLEEELKGDVKQSVWMFEKNPLDQIKESEETKQVVHEEIPRVDVKMTTWLFETTPFPDFNESSLEKNEIVGKSVKATLDELYTQKMVDSKGIIIEADEIGDVRMAKYNLMNKEAPQIQKEEIIKSDLQNIMMNLLNRQEKNERAIIINAEERGDISGTVQQLLHQHSDTTVEKEEIIRGDIEEAINNLLKEESTGKRGILIQEDEMGDIHMTIYSLFNTHEESTTLKENIVGGNVKGCLERLYNPDTEEIERIKVDEAERGKVRFYSTCIESGALDYLRKLQVGPDETEPGKIEKEEIIGCDIEGTKLSLTRNQTEIGRLVDREDIVPGDVHNTVKVFMTEPPVSFEHLNKEEIIRGDLQAAMNSLTQSINQTVVLEKEELVRGDLPTTLRSLEEAQNQMREVEKPEIIPGNIKGALKSLKDSASTKVEIVLEDLVPGDIKGMLKSLEEARHAVKEVEKETVVKGDVHTAIQSLQEASNEIKAYQQDIGVQGDVKGKIQLLFEPPPSPRMQRRASTEGDVKLSIKALYETQEQVQSEKEEVIKGDVKGTIKSLMETAQRASPTIPRRKPKRKVKVPVKTLSPSVKEIQTHRPTPAVKNLDISCESQRNAQEHATAKSMHDRYTSQESQTTTHSQETNTTVLEQKTIIQTHAVKTLKTDFRNLKSSRKGLIRLDKAKEKQQEICIPPPPSEPEPPLPPPPSPPLDYDSISFPTPPPSIRGDHDLPPPPTPPPPPICYPAKSELDPLPPPPTPPPPPLPTAEQDILPPPPTEQELDLLPAPSITPTKPTKMTVKPIKMPTLCKVPKLEPAISFDKMDIQATKKTKSAEMVKNTIGVLTQSTTSSVKSTLISSDFQSAFTKQPPESPRPPKKVFAPLRLTPPVSPPPSISPTSKFKTPLIQAENKYRQQREGSCTPPRSPAFEIHMQKSVSAALEMLSSESTDTVQSEASLSFDFTQERAQKSVTKSESATDSSKHPHLSDAPPSKALITAANEKSPSQSPVISSAKNNIISNQPSQASSGQQQTTSTSTKKKKKRSMATNIQQVTSVTQTRTVINNTTQASEGVKVSVTNDKPQTKNVPVQGTTEAKTVGKDFTSSTQNEDGSMSEEKTEESMPNKNQEKANSQKAKKVSNSAKLESLVKTTVEQTQSVKVIHYNERKEIDGKVEKEAKEKPVEEPLATPKKKRRGKNKKDREVAQQVQSSTTSEASTLPTEAKPAEPKWPVLSSNKKQEEVTVVQKLQNFRGEHSEVYKEVIITESTVQQQSFHEEDTAVKLQKQDNGKQQIPEKSKDKSRNIPIKMAGNSAQREPAESSVESVGTLLRHAEAQKMLSHITDLQGAEKNDFKSVKAWLTEMPAWLLGPEEKSDLERAAAEPNEQKFKEILAHIKILIETKLTNFDGSSDTIEKHECNATSEKLVSAGATQRISKITIGSTKCEKQKIVKQHKSRKQQNSDNKTLDLRAPSPSLRMRSASPTFITIESTRRTDSPQTVPLLPLPTAPTPPPRISRASPSPSSSRADSLTRLRNATATLSRGASPDSLPRVVPVTGKKSEIIESPATFHRQIKIDSKPVEEKKAKEKTFGSSEMATVTLLVSEGAQKVKGNKTNIQGDAIEVPEHLGLKEDTKSESQVKEKENRSKVELFELGNKIETLAEKGVIKKDQTDKKEKTGSDLEHDMEKKASQQEDMPAFNFKDIKNVFEMGEQSSHIKELPNKQEEQESRVIEIMFDGSKPEIPPEREQCTLQSSPPSVCKVVKVDTSVDPTGFSETKTVTEQYSSVDGYGIKMIGSRSSTTVSKHTQNVTTQRVPFSYADAVKKKTTEVKVSPEASAEELMKNFHKTWTESENVFKSLSVTDSSTKVRDVCSVQEEGVPDGRPDSRQKEVP; this is encoded by the exons GCTATTTCCAGTTATGAAAATCATCATAATGAAACTG AGGAGGAAGAGTACTTTCCACGACTCTCAACTAAAGAACTGGCACAGCGTTTTGAAAAAACTATTGAGGAAGCAGCCCCAAGCAAGAAAATTAAG ATTGAACGTAACAACAGCCACTCACAGCTGGCATCAGATGTGAATGTATCCCATCAAGCTGTGCAGAGCGAGATATCAAAAACTTTGAACAGTGTTGAAAAAGACAAAGTGGAGGAGGGTGAATCAAGCCCTTTGCCTGcttttgatgatgatgaagatgattatTTGGAATATCTGCCACCACCCCCACCAGACTTACTAGAGGAATTCCCAGAAGAAGCAGAGGATTTCCCAGAACCCCCAATTTACCCAGTGAAGCACACAATGAACCGAGAGCAATACTATACACAAAGAGAACTATCAGAGCTAAAACGACTCTGCAAACACATTCACCCAGATGTCAGGAAAGACTTAGAAAGAGATTTCTATAACGACGAGATGGATGAAGAAATTGAAGCTGTAGGAGATGTTCAGGAGGCAGCATACCAGTTTGAACACACTGGTAGCGTTTCAAATGAAAGCCCAGAACACGAATACCTGGAGTGGGATGAGAGTCTAAGAGGTGAGGTGCAGTCCATGCGCTGGATGTTTGAGAACAAACCTTTGGACTGTATTAAGGATGACTATTTAGATAATGAGGAGGACAGTGAGGTTCAACAGGAAATCATCGTGAGGGGTGATGTGAAGAACACCGCTTTGATGTTCGAGACGCAGCCCATGGATGCACTGGGGCTGGATCGTGATTCAGCTAAACGCAACTATTTAGCGAATAAAGTCGGAAAGAAAGATGTTCGTGCGGCGGCCTGGTTGTTTGAAACAAAGCCAATGGATAAGCTGAATAAAATTCATGCTGATGAAGAGCAAACCAAAGAAGTCATCTTCACACAAGAGGCAACCGAAGGGGATGTGAAGTCTGTAAGGTATATGTTCGAAAACCAGGAGATGGACTCTCTTGGCGACACGGAAACTATGGACGAGAAGCAACTTCTAAGTCTCAAGTCTGTGCTGGAGGAGATCAAATCAGAAGTGAAGAAGGTGATATGGATGTTTGAGACTCAATgcatttgtgtaatgagggagcaCTCAGGTGCGATGGTTCTTATTAAATCTGTCCGAAGAGAGGAAACAGAAAAAGGTAACATCAAAACATTAAGGTGGCTTTTTGAGACCCAGCCTTTGGATGAGATTGAAGAGGACCTTTCTCACGTTCGGCTCATTTCCAGCATTTCCATGGAGGACAACAATCTGGGTGATGCAAAAAGGGGAAGATGGCTGTTTGAGACAAAGAGTCTTGACTCCATAAATGTACAGTGGGAAAGACTGCAAAAGCAGCAGAAAGAAGAGATTCTTGGGGCAGATGTACGCAAACACTGCATGGTATTCGAGACTCAACCGATGGACACGCTGAAAGACAATTCCAACTCTAGGCCTGTCACCACAGAGCAGATTATTGGAGGCAACGTTCGCTCTGTTAGACACTTATTCGAAAGTGCTCCACCGAGTGAGCTAAAAGAACTGCCAGAGGTGGGAAAGTTAAATAAAAAGGTTGAATTTGAGGAAGGAAAATGTGATGTTAGACACCAGAGGTGGTTATTTGAGAATAAGCCTTTGGAGAACATCAAAGATGAGGAAGATGAGGTATGCCAACTTAAGGAAACTGTAGCACCTAATGAAGAAAGAGGTGATGTCAAACATCAAAGATGGCTGTTTGAGAACCAGTGTTTGGAAGATATtagagaggaaaagagaaagtTTACAAAAACAATCGAGACCGAACAAACAGATAAAATTTACAGGGTTGATGTCCGGCGAAATTGTTGGGTGTTTGAGACGCAGCCAATGAACACGTTAAAGGATGATTCAAATGACAAACCAGTAGACACAGAGGAAATTATAGGCGGTGATGTTCAATCAGCCAGAAACTTTTTTGAAACTGCGCCAAAAGATGAGATGAAGGAGCTTGCAGAGGTGGGGAAACTCAAACAAATGGTGACATCTGAGGAGAGGGGCGATGTTAGACACCAGAAATGGGTGTTTGAGAGCCAGCCTCTCGAGCAGAtcagagaggaaaaaaagaaaatgacaagAATGGTGAATGTGGAGGATATTGAAAATGTTGATGTAAGCAATTGCAAGAAAATCTTTGAGACTTACGACTTAAGCCAATATGATGAAAGTCAGAAGATTCAAGTTGAGGGTGTCACCACCGGATCTGTGCAATCAAATAAAGATCTGTTTGAGTCAATGCCTTTGTATGCCATACAAGACAGCTCAGGACATTATCACGAAATCAGAACCGTACGACGAGAAGAAATTGTCAAAGGAGACGTCAGAAGCTGCCAATGGATGTTTGAAACTCGCCCTattgaccaatttgatgaaagtGTCACCAAATTCCAAATCATAAGGGGCATAACTCAACAAGAGGTTGAATCTGGGGATGTTAAGACAGCAAAATGGCTTTTTGAAACCCAGCCGCTCGATGCTATTAAGTATTTTAGCAATATCGAAGATGAGGAGTGTGTTACTAGGGAAACGACAGAAATAGTGAAAGGTGATGTTAAAACTTGTAAGTGGCTTTTTGAGACCAAACCTATGGATACGCTTTACGAAAAAGAAGAGTTTAAAAGTGAAAAAGATTGTGGCGACATTCAAAAAGGTGACGTGAAGACATGCACTTGGCTTTTTGAAACGCAAACTCTTGATGCCGTACAGGATAATTCAGAGACGGTGTTGAAAACTCGCACTGTGAAACAAGATGATATTCAAGGAAAAGATGTACGCATGGCACGCTTCCTGTTTGAGACTGAAAACTTGGAGGACATTACTGGTGAAGACAGGGGAGCCTTCAAGAGAGTGACTGAGATAGACATTCAGTCTGGGGACGTGTCTCGGATGAAATACATATTTGAGACCCAATCTTCAGATGTGATGAGTTCAACCTCTGAGGACTTCATGAGACAGCTGAGGAGTGTTCAGTCTGAGGATATTCAGAAAGGAAATGTTGGAAACCACAAATGGCTGTTTGAAAACCAGCCCATAGATGCAATCTCCGAGACCCCTGGTGAGCTGAAAACAACCCGCACTGTACAAGACATTCAGGGAGGCAATGTAGATAAAGGCAGATTCATTTTCGAGACCTACTCCTTAGATAAGATTCAAGACGAGCCCAAAATGAGAAAAATCCAGAAAGTCATCCGAGACAAGGAGGAGAAAGGAGATGTAAAAAGCTACGCCATGATGTTTGAGACTCAGCCTCTTTACGCCATCCAGGACAAAGAAGGTTATTATCACGAAGTGACCacacttacaaaagaggaaatacAAAGAGGTGATGTGGTGGGAACCCGCTGGCTGTTCGAAACAAAGCCTCTGGACTCAATTAGAGACACAGATGAGGTCTACCTCTTAAAATCTGTTACAGAGGAAGATGTCCACAAAGGTGACGTCAGCTCAGCGAGGTGGCAGTTTGAAACCCAACCCCTGGATAAGATCGCAAAGGATGACAAAATATCAATCAAAACTGTCAAAGACATTAAAGGGGGGGATGTTAAGACAAACAAAGAGCGTTTCGAGTCTGATAAAATGTCTCAAAAGCTGGTGCGTACTGTTAGCATGAGTGAGATTAATAAAGGTAACGTTAGGACAGCAAAATGGATGTTTGAAACTCACACAATTGATCAGATCCACTATGAAAGTTCAGAGGATGAAATAAATACAGTTGTTTTGGAGGAGGAGCTGAAGGGGGACGTCAAACAATCTGTTTGGATGTTTGAGAAGAATCCTCTTGATCAAATTAAAGAAAGTGAAGAAACTAAACAGGTGGTGCATGAAGAGATCCCCAGAGTGGACGTAAAAATGACAACATGGCTTTTTGAAACCACTCCATTCCCTGATTTCAATGAGAGCAGTTTGGAGAAAAATGAAATTGTTGGTAAAAGTGTCAAAGCAACCCTCGATGAACTATATACTCAGAAAATGGTAGACTCAAAAGGCATTATTATTGAGGCAGATGAAATTGGAGATGTTCGCATGGCTAAGTACAATCTAATGAATAAAGAGGCTCCTCAGATCCAGAAAGAAGAAATCATCAAAAGTGATCTACAAAACATCATGATGAACCTCCTAAACAGACAGGAGAAAAATGAGAGGGCAATCATTATAAATGCAGAGGAGAGAGGGGACATCAGTGGCACAGTGCAACAGCTGCTCCACCAGCACAGTGACACCACTGTGGAGAAAGAGGAGATAATAAGAGGTGACATTGAGGAAGCCATAAACAACCTACTCAAAGAGGAGAGCACTGGAAAACGGGGTATTCTCATTCAGGAAGATGAAATGGGGGATATTCATATGACCATTTACTCTTTATTCAATACACATGAAGAATCGACCACTTTGAAAGAAAATATAGTCGGCGGTAATGTGAAAGGGTGCCTAGAGAGACTTTACAATCCAGACACAGAGGAGATTGAGAGAATTAAAGTGGATGAAGCAGAAAGGGGAAAGGTGAGGTTTTATTCTACGTGTATCGAATCGGGTGCACTGGATTACCTCAGAAAGCTGCAGGTAGGGCCAGATGAGACTGAGCCAGGTAAAATTGAAAAAGAGGAAATCATTGGCTGTGATATTGAAGGGACAAAACTCAGCCTGACACGTAATCAGACAGAAATCGGTCGTCTGGTAGACAGGGAAGATATAGTCCCAGGCGATGTTCATAACACTGTCAAGGTTTTCATGACGGAGCCTCCAGTCTCATTTGAGCAtttaaataaagaagaaataaTAAGAGGGGACTTACAAGCAGCTATGAACTCACTGACACAGTCCATAAACCAGACGGTTGTTCTGGAGAAAGAAGAATTAGTTAGAGGTGATCTACCTACAACCCTTAGGTCTCTTGAGGAGGCCCAAAATCAGATGAGAGAGGTAGAGAAACCAGAAATCATTCCTGGTAACATCAAAGGAGCACTGAAGTCACTCAAAGACTCTGCTTCCACCAAGGTGGAAATAGTCTTAGAAGATTTAGTACCAGGTGACATCAAAGGTATGTTAAAATCACTAGAGGAGGCCAGACATGCCGTGAAAGAGGTAGAGAAGGAGACAGTTGTTAAGGGTGACGTTCACACAGCAATACAGAGTCTGCAAGAAGCTTCTAATGAGATAAAGGCTTACCAGCAGGATATTGGTGTCCAGGGAGATGTGAAAGGAAAGATTCAACTCTTATTcgagcctcctccatctcccagaatgcaacgtAGGGCAAGCACAGAGGGTGATGTGAAGCTTTCCATAAAAGCACTCTATGAGACCCAAGAGCAAGTGCAATCGGAGAAAGAGGAGGTGATAAAGGGGGATGTAAAGGGCACAATAAAATCCTTAATGGAAACAGCACAGAGAGCAAGTCCAACGATTCCCCGGAGGAAGCCGAAAAGAAAGGTCAAAGTTCCTGTCAAAACCCTGTCTCCATCTGTAAAGGAGATCCAGACACATAGGCCCACCCCTGCAGTTAAAAACCTTGATATAAGCTGTGAATCACAGAGGAATGCTCAAGAGCATGCAACTGCCAAATCAATGCACGACAGATATACATCTCAAGAGAGTCAAACCACAACACACAGCCAGGAGACAAATACCACTGTGTTGGAACAAAAAACGATAATTCAAACACACGCTGTCAAAACTTTAAAGACGGACTTCCGTAACCTCAAAAGTAGTCGTAAGGGTTTAATCAGACTGGATAAAGCAAAAGAAAAGCAACAAGAAATTTGCATACCACCTCCACCATCTGAGCCCGAACCACCTCTGCCTCCCCCTCCCTCACCCCCTCTCGATTATGATAGCATCTCTTTCCCCACTCCTCCTCCGAGCATCAGGGGTGATCATGATCTTCCTCCTCCCCCTACTCCGCCTCCTCCTCCAATTTGTTATCCAGCAAAGTCAGAACTTGACCCTTTACCTCCTCCACCAACACCACCTCCTCCTCCTTTGCCCACAGCAGAGCAAGATATCCTCCCTCCCCCTCCCACTGAGCAGGAGCTAGACCTCCTCCCGGCACCCAGCATAACACCAACTAAACCCACTAAAATGACCGTCAAACCCATCAAAATGCCTACCTTGTGCAAAGTACCCAAGCTTGAGCCTGCTATTTCATTTGACAAAATGGACATACAAGCTACAAAAAAGACCAAGAGTGCTGAAATGGTGAAAAACACCATCGGAGTACTGACTCAAAGCACCACCTCATCAGTCAAATCCACTCTGATCTCCTCTGATTTTCAGTCAGCTTTTACAAAGCAGCCACCAGAGTCTCCACGGCCTCCCAAGAAAGTTTTCGCCCCCTTGAGACTCACCCCTCCCGTCTCTCCCCCACCAAGCATATCCCCCACAAGCAAGTTCAAAACCCCATTAATACAAGCCGAGAACAAATACAGACAGCAAAGGGAAGGGAGCTGCACGCCACCACGCTCCCCGGCTTTTGAAATTCACATGCAGAAGTCTGTGAGCGCAGCCCTTGAAATGCTTTCTTCTGAGAGCACGGACACAGTGCAATCAGAGGCAAGCTTATCATTTGATTTCACTCAAGAGAGAGCTCAAAAGAGTGTGACCAAATCTGAATCAGCCACAGATTCATCCAAGCACCCACATCTCTCAGATGCTCCCCCAAGCAAGGCTTTGATCACTGCTGCAAATGAGAAATCTCCTTCACAATCTCCTGTTATTTCCTCAGCTAAAAACAACATTATCTCTAATCAGCCATCGCAAGCCTCTTCAGGTCAGCAGCAGACCACCTCCACTTCAactaagaagaaaaagaagagatCCATGGCAACCAATATACAACAGGTGACATCTGTTACTCAAACAAGGACAGTTATTAACAATACAACACAAGCATCTGAAGGAGTAAAGGTGTCTGTCACAAATGACAAGCCTCAGACTAAAAATGTGCCTGTGCAGGGTACCACTGAGGCCAAGACTGTTGGAAAAGATTTTACAAGCAGCACTCAAAATGAAGATGGATCCATGTCTGAAGAAAAAACAGAGGAGAGCATGCCAAACAAAAATCAAGAAAAGGCTAACAGTCAAAAAGCTAAGAAAGTTAGTAACAGTGCTAAGCTGGAGAGTTTGGTGAAAACAACAGTGGAACAGACACAGAGTGTGAAAGTTATACATTACAATGAGAGAAAAGAAATAGATGGTAAAGTGGAAAAGGAGGCCAAAGAGAAACCTGTTGAGGAGCCCCTCGCCActccaaaaaagaaaaggaggggtaaaAATAAGAAAGACAGGGAGGTGGCTCAGCAAGTGCAAAGTAGCACCACCAGTGAAGCATCCACCTTGCCCACAGAGGCCAAGCCTGCTGAGCCAAAATGGCCAGTATTATCATCCAATAAAAAGCAAGAGGAAGTCACAGTTGTGCAAAAACTGCAGAACTTTCGAGGGGAACACTCAGAGGTTTACAAGGAGGTCATCATTACTGAGAGTACAGTCCAGCAGCAGAGTTTCCATGAGGAGGACACAGCTGTGAAACTTCAAAAGCAGGACAACGGCAAGCAGCAGATTCCAGAGAAATCGAAAGATAAAAGCCGAAATATTCCAATAAAAATGGCAGGAAATTCTGCACAAAGGGAGCCTGCTGAGTCCTCAGTGGAGAGCGTTGGCACACTGTTAAGGCATGCTGAAGCTCAAAAGATGTTGTCTCATATCACAGACTTACAGGGTGCggaaaaaaatgactttaagTCTGTGAAGGCATGGCTTACTGAAATGCCAGCCTGGCTTCTTGGGCCAGAAGAGAAAAGTGATTTGGAAAGAGCAGCAGCTGAGCCCAATGAACAGAAGTTCAAAGAAATTCTTGCTCACATAAAAATACTTATTGAAACTAAACTAACAAACTTCGATGGAAGTTCTGACACTATTGAAAAGCATGAATGTAATGCCACATCAGAAAAATTAGTCTCTGCTGGAGCAACACAAAGAATTTCCAAAATAACCATTGGTTCTACaaagtgtgaaaaacaaaagataGTCAAACAACACAAAAGCCGAAAGCAGCAAAACAGCGACAATAAAACTCTAGACCTCAGAGCTCCATCTCCATCATTACGAATGCGCTCTGCCTCACCCACATTCATCACCATCGAGTCCACGAGGAGAACTGACTCCCCCCAGACAGTGCCACTTTTGCCTCTGCCAACGGCGCCAACACCTCCACCACGCATAAGCAGAGCCTCTCCATCACCCTCCTCGAGCAGGGCGGATAGTCTGACACGACTACGAAATGCAACAGCAACACTCTCCCGCGGAGCCTCGCCCGATTCATTGCCTCGCGTAGTGCCGGTCACCGGAAAGAAGTCTGAAATCATAGAATCTCCTGCCACGTTCCATCGACAAATAAAAATAGATTCTAAACCTGTTGAAGAGAAAAAGGCCAAAGAAAAGACATTCGGATCTTCTGAAATGGCAACGGTGACATTGTTAGTTTCTGAGGGGGCTCAAAAAGTTAAAGGGAATAAAACTAACATACAGGGAGATGCCATTGAAGTTCCAGAGCATTTAGGCCTCAAGGAAGACACCAAGTCAGAGAGTcaagtgaaagagaaagaaaatcgCTCCAAGGTGGAGCTTTTTGAGCTGGGCAACAAAATTGAGACTTTGGCAGAGAAAGGTGTTATTAAAAAAGACCAAACTGACAAAAAAGAGAAGACTGGCAGTGACCTGGAGCATGATATggagaagaaagcaagtcaacAAGAGGATATGCCCGCTTTCAACTTTAAggatattaaaaatgtttttgaaatgggtGAGCAAAGTTCCCACATCAAAGAGCTACCAAACAAACAGGAGGAACAGGAGTCAAGAGTGATTGAAATTATGTTTGACGGTTCAAAGCCTGAGATTCCTCCAGAGAGGGAACAATGCACCCTGCAGAGCTCCCCGCCGTCTGTGTGCAAAGTAGTGAAAGTAGACACGTCTGTCGATCCAACAGGCTTTTCGGAGACAAAAACAGTCACTGAACAATATTCCTCTGTTGATGGATACGGCATAAAAATGATCGGGTCAAGAAGCTCTACAACAGTTTCCAAACACACTCAAAATGTTACAACGCAAAGGGTGCCTTTCTCCTATGCTGATgctgtgaagaaaaaaacaacagaggTGAAGGTTTCGCCCGAGGCCTCTGCTGAGGAACTGATGAAGAATTTCCACAAGACGTGGACAGAAAGTGAGAATGTATTCAAAAGCTTGAGTGTCACAG ATTCGAGTACCAAAGTCCGAGATGTGTGCAGTGTGCAGGAAGAGGGTGTACCCGATGGAAGGCCTGATAGCCGACAAAAAGAAGTTCCATAA